The Cystobacter fuscus DSM 2262 sequence AGCTGCTGCAACTCTCGCGCATGGAGTTGTTGGAGCAGGTCCGGGAGGAGATGGATCAGAATCCACTCCTGGAACAGCCGGACGAGACGCCCTTCGGCGACCTGTCCGACAAGGAGCCGGGCGAGGCTTCCCTGGAAGCCGCGAATACCGAGATTCCCAGGGACATGGAGGCACGCACCCCGGACACGGCGACGGAGTTCAAGGCCGACAAGGACGGCCCGCCGGAGATCGACTGGGAGGCGTACCTCAACAGCTACCAGTTCAACGAGCCGACCACGGCGTCCAACAAGGGCAACGTGGCCACGGACGACATGCCCTCCTTCGAAGCCAACATGGTGGAGAAGGAGGACCTGGTCGACCACCTGCAGGAGCAGCTGGGCACGCTGCGGCTCAACGAGGCCGAGCGCCGCGTGGGTATGCTCATCCTCGGCAACCTGGACCACGACGGCTACCTCAAGCTGGAGGAGGTGGAGGGAGACCCCCTCATCCGCCTGGCCAACGAGGCGGACGTGCCCATGAGCGTGGCCGAGCGCACCCTGCGCCGCATCCAGAACCTGGAGCCCAAGGGCTGCGCCGCGCGCGACTTGCAGGAGTGCCTGCTCATCCAGGTGGCCGCGCTCAAGGAGAAGCACGCACCGCTGCTCGGCCTCATCATCAAGCGCCACATGAAGTACCTGGAGAGCAAGAACCTCCCGGCGATCGCCAAGGACTTGAAGGTGTCGCTCGAGGAGGTGGTGGAGGCCTCCAAGCTCCTGCCGCGGTTGGATCCCAAGCCGGGCCGCAACTTCAGCGGCGACGACGCGCAGTTCATCACCCCGGACGTGTTCGTCTACAAGATGGAGGACGACTACACGGTGGTGCTCAACGACGACGGCCTGTCCAAGCTGCGCATCTCCGGCATGTACCGTAACGCGCTCAAGGCGGGCGGGGTGGGCCCCGGGCAGACCAAGGAGTTCATCCAGGAGAAGCTCCGGAGCGCCCAGTGGCTCATCCGCTCCATCCACCAGCGCCAGCGCACCATCTACAAGGTCACCGAGAGCATCGTGAAGTTCCAGCGCGAGTTCCTCGACCAGGGCATCGCGCACCTCAAGCCGCTCATCCTCCGGGACGTGGCCGAGGACATCGGCATGCACGAGTCCACCGTGTCGCGCGTGACGACGAACAAGTACGTGCACACGCCCCAGGGCATCTTCGAGCTGAAGTACTTCTTCAACTCGTCCATCGCCCGCGTGTCCGGCGACGACACCGCGAGCGAGGCCGTCAAGCACCACATCAAGCAGCTCGTCAGCCAGGAAGATCCGCGCAACCCCTACTCGGATCAGAAGATCGTCGAGCTGCTCAAGGCCCAGGGCACGGAGATCGCCCGGCGCACCGTGGCCAAGTACCGCGAGGTGCTCAACATCCTGCCGAGCAGCAAGCGCAAGCGCTACTTCTAGCCCCGCGCGCCCCCTCCCGGACAGGGCTTGTCCGGAAGGCCCGGAGGGGGCTCATGATGCGGCCCATGTCCGCCATGAGCCCCGAGTCCGGCCCCGTCCCCACGCGTGAACCCACGCCGCTCGTCGTCCCTCCGGTGACCCTGGAGGGCGAGCACGTGCGCCTCGAGCCGCTCGCCCTCTCGCATGTCCCCGGGCTCGCGGCGCTGCTCGAGCCAGAGATCTTCGAGCACTTCAACCTGGTGCTGCGCACGCCCGCGGACGTGGAGGCCTACGTCGCCGCCGCGCTGAAGGCCGCGGAGGCGGGGGTGGAGCGGCCCTTCGTCATCCTCGAGCGGGAGACGGGCACGCCGGTGGGCACCACGCGCTACCTGGACATCCAACGCACGCACCGCACGCTGGAGATTGGCAGCACGTGGCTGGCCCGGCGCGTCTGGCGCTCCCGGGTGAACACCGAGTGCAAGTTCCTCCTGCTGCGCCATGCCTTCGAGACGCTCGGGGTGATGCGCGTGCAGCTCAAGACCGACCGGCGCAACACCCGCTCGCGCACGGCCATCGAGCGGCTGGGCGCGCGCTTCGAGGGAGTCCTCCGCCACCACATGCTGGTGCGCGGCGGTCAGGTGCGCGACTCGGCCTACTACGGCATCGTCGATACCGAGTGGCCCGAGGTGAAGGCGGGCCTCGCGCGCAAGCTGGAGATCACTGGTCGCTGAGCCCGCCCGCTTCCCGGGCGTGGGGTCCTCGCGCGGTGGTTGCCAGTCACACCCGGCCTCCCCACCGTGGGCTGGGTACACCCAACCCGAGGATTTCCCACATGGCTCAGAAAGATCCGCGTTCCGCCGGCAACCCGCCCCCGCAGCCTCCGCAGGAGCAGTCGGCCCCGGCGCTCGAGTCCAAGATGACGCCCGAGCCCGATTACGGGCTGACCTCGTACAAGGGGCTTGGCCGGTTGAAGGGCCGCGTGGCGCTCGTCACTGGCGGCGACAGTGGCATCGGCCGCGCGGTGTGCCTGGCGTTCGCCCGCGAGGGCGCCGACGTGGCCTTCGGCTACCTCAACGAGGACCAGGACGCCGAGGTGACCCGGCGCGCCGTCGAGGAGTCCGGCCACCAGGTGGTGTCCTTCCGGGGAGATCTCACGGACGAGGCCGTGTGCCGCCGCCTCATCGAGGACACGGTGAAGCGCTTCGGCCGCATCGACATCCTCGTCAACAACGCCGCCTACCAGGGCAAGGCGGTGGAGAAGTTCGAGGAGATCTCCGCCGAGCGGCTCGAGCGCACCTTCCGCACCAACATCCTCGCGATGTTCCACCTGGTGCGCTACGCGCTGCCGCACATGAAGAAGGGCTCCACCATCATCAACACGGCCTCCATCCAGGCCTACCAGCCCACGCCCAGCATCCTCGACTACGCGTGCACCAAGGGCGCCATCGTCACCTTCACCAAGGGCCTGGCCCAGGAACTCATCGAGCGCGGCATCCGCGTCAACTGCGTGGCGCCCGGCCCCGTGTGGACGCCCATCATCCCCGCCTCCTTCGACGCGGAGAAGGTGAAGTCCTTCGGCGAGGACAACCCCACCGGCCGCGCCGGTCAGCCCGTCGAGCTGGCGCCCTCCTACGTGTTCCTCGCCTCCGACGAGTCCACCTACGTCAACGGCGAGGTGCTCGGCGTCACCGGCGGCAAGCTGCTCGCCTGAGTCGCCTCCGCCGCGCTGTCCTCCCCCGTCTCCGGGTCCGCGTAAGTCTTACCGGCTCGGAGACGGGTCATTCCTCGCTCGTAACCCAACCGCTTGAAATCCCAGGTCTTTCTGGCCGTGGACCCCTTGGCACGCGCGATGCTTTATCTCCGCTCACGCAGTGACGGGGATGGGTGGGCAGGTGGGGGGCGGGCAGGTCGGGTCGAGGGGCGTGGGGCAGGTGGGGGGCGGGGGGTCGAAGGGTCGTTGGAGGGGAGTGCCCTGTCAGGGGCGGTAGTGGGGGTTGTTCGTTGTTCATTGGGGAGGAGCCGCTGGGGGGCGGCTCCTCCCCAAACCTTTTGCGGGCTGGAGCGAGAGG is a genomic window containing:
- the rpoN gene encoding RNA polymerase factor sigma-54 — its product is MAMELKQSLKLSQQLVMTPQLQQAIKLLQLSRMELLEQVREEMDQNPLLEQPDETPFGDLSDKEPGEASLEAANTEIPRDMEARTPDTATEFKADKDGPPEIDWEAYLNSYQFNEPTTASNKGNVATDDMPSFEANMVEKEDLVDHLQEQLGTLRLNEAERRVGMLILGNLDHDGYLKLEEVEGDPLIRLANEADVPMSVAERTLRRIQNLEPKGCAARDLQECLLIQVAALKEKHAPLLGLIIKRHMKYLESKNLPAIAKDLKVSLEEVVEASKLLPRLDPKPGRNFSGDDAQFITPDVFVYKMEDDYTVVLNDDGLSKLRISGMYRNALKAGGVGPGQTKEFIQEKLRSAQWLIRSIHQRQRTIYKVTESIVKFQREFLDQGIAHLKPLILRDVAEDIGMHESTVSRVTTNKYVHTPQGIFELKYFFNSSIARVSGDDTASEAVKHHIKQLVSQEDPRNPYSDQKIVELLKAQGTEIARRTVAKYREVLNILPSSKRKRYF
- a CDS encoding GNAT family N-acetyltransferase, whose amino-acid sequence is MMRPMSAMSPESGPVPTREPTPLVVPPVTLEGEHVRLEPLALSHVPGLAALLEPEIFEHFNLVLRTPADVEAYVAAALKAAEAGVERPFVILERETGTPVGTTRYLDIQRTHRTLEIGSTWLARRVWRSRVNTECKFLLLRHAFETLGVMRVQLKTDRRNTRSRTAIERLGARFEGVLRHHMLVRGGQVRDSAYYGIVDTEWPEVKAGLARKLEITGR
- a CDS encoding SDR family oxidoreductase encodes the protein MAQKDPRSAGNPPPQPPQEQSAPALESKMTPEPDYGLTSYKGLGRLKGRVALVTGGDSGIGRAVCLAFAREGADVAFGYLNEDQDAEVTRRAVEESGHQVVSFRGDLTDEAVCRRLIEDTVKRFGRIDILVNNAAYQGKAVEKFEEISAERLERTFRTNILAMFHLVRYALPHMKKGSTIINTASIQAYQPTPSILDYACTKGAIVTFTKGLAQELIERGIRVNCVAPGPVWTPIIPASFDAEKVKSFGEDNPTGRAGQPVELAPSYVFLASDESTYVNGEVLGVTGGKLLA